In Leptospira brenneri, the following are encoded in one genomic region:
- the efp gene encoding elongation factor P: MNLGITEVKKGMILKIDNELYSVVKTEFVNPGKGSAFIRTKLKNIVRDSSIERTFKAAEKLEGVDLERRKMQYCYADGDQIIFMDVNDYEQIPVSKDYVEDILPFMKEETPVEVAFYNDKPIGVTPPNFAILEVTYAEDGLKGDTTGLALKRVTVETGGEVQVPIFIKQGDTVKIDLRDLSYVERVNK; the protein is encoded by the coding sequence ATGAACTTAGGCATTACAGAAGTAAAAAAAGGAATGATCCTCAAGATCGACAATGAGCTTTATTCCGTCGTCAAAACAGAGTTTGTGAACCCAGGAAAGGGTTCTGCTTTCATCCGTACCAAACTTAAAAACATTGTCCGCGATTCTTCCATTGAAAGAACCTTTAAAGCTGCCGAAAAATTGGAAGGTGTGGATTTGGAACGCCGTAAAATGCAGTACTGCTACGCAGACGGTGACCAAATCATTTTTATGGATGTCAACGATTACGAACAAATCCCTGTTTCCAAAGATTATGTGGAAGACATCCTTCCTTTTATGAAAGAAGAAACTCCGGTGGAAGTTGCGTTTTACAATGACAAACCAATTGGGGTAACACCTCCTAACTTTGCTATTTTGGAAGTGACTTATGCAGAGGATGGTCTCAAAGGAGATACAACCGGTCTTGCTCTCAAACGTGTGACGGTAGAAACTGGTGGAGAAGTCCAAGTGCCTATCTTTATCAAACAAGGGGACACTGTAAAAATTGACCTTCGGGATTTATCTTACGTGGAGCGGGTGAATAAATAG
- the mtnB gene encoding methylthioribulose 1-phosphate dehydratase, with protein MDSHPSLKELTKLSHTYYERQWMYATAGNLSAREGEVFWITASGKHKGELTDQDFVSVSVKDGSLVSAGEGLKPSAETSIHQVVYSQIPDAGAALHVHTLDSNLLDFGVGKEEGFRDITLPPIEIIKAFGIWDEKPNLKFPVFYNHTHVPTIASEIKRYIETKGKPQVPFLLIEGHGPTVWGKSVAEANKHLEAVHFLLQVMARRI; from the coding sequence TTGGATTCTCACCCTTCCTTAAAGGAACTGACAAAACTTTCCCATACCTATTATGAAAGGCAGTGGATGTATGCCACTGCTGGGAATCTCTCTGCACGAGAGGGGGAAGTGTTTTGGATCACTGCTTCTGGAAAACATAAGGGTGAACTTACTGATCAGGATTTTGTATCTGTATCAGTCAAAGACGGATCACTTGTTTCTGCGGGTGAGGGTCTCAAACCTTCAGCGGAAACTAGCATCCATCAGGTGGTCTATTCACAGATCCCAGATGCTGGTGCTGCCCTTCATGTCCATACTTTGGATTCCAATCTTTTAGATTTTGGAGTAGGAAAGGAAGAGGGTTTTCGAGATATTACTTTGCCTCCGATTGAAATCATCAAGGCTTTTGGGATCTGGGATGAAAAACCCAATCTCAAGTTTCCTGTTTTTTATAACCACACTCATGTTCCCACCATTGCTTCGGAAATCAAACGTTACATTGAAACCAAAGGGAAACCACAAGTTCCTTTTCTACTGATTGAAGGCCATGGCCCGACAGTTTGGGGAAAATCTGTAGCAGAAGCGAACAAACATTTAGAAGCAGTTCATTTCCTTTTGCAAGTGATGGCAAGACGGATATGA
- a CDS encoding SDR family oxidoreductase, whose protein sequence is MKEGAHVYIFGIGSGIGQGLHKRFLKDSSVSLFGFSRKGNSDLSHFSQSQSGTFSWDAKNPKDLEMFQSSLASKYRSQINVTSSTFQTTDLMVYFALGDGVFGPIDQLEVVDLASHFQLNVHSLILLSKAFSPLLSSFRSSTFVFLGSTAGKQGFPESVAYCASKHAVLGITRALREEWKPWGTKVIHVSLGAVATEIWDTRPQFDKNDMISISDISEYLWSISHLPKSVFVDDLSITPRKGIL, encoded by the coding sequence ATGAAAGAAGGTGCCCATGTGTATATTTTTGGAATTGGTTCCGGAATTGGACAAGGGCTTCACAAGCGGTTTTTAAAGGACAGCTCTGTTTCTCTTTTTGGATTTTCCAGAAAGGGAAATTCGGATCTTTCGCATTTCTCACAAAGTCAATCAGGAACATTTTCTTGGGATGCCAAAAATCCAAAAGACTTAGAAATGTTTCAATCCTCACTTGCCTCCAAATATCGATCTCAAATAAACGTGACATCATCCACATTCCAGACTACCGACCTTATGGTTTACTTTGCTCTCGGTGATGGTGTGTTTGGACCCATTGACCAACTGGAAGTGGTAGATCTCGCATCTCATTTCCAACTGAATGTCCATTCTCTCATTCTACTTTCGAAGGCCTTCTCTCCGCTTCTTTCTTCCTTTCGTAGTTCCACCTTTGTGTTTTTAGGTTCCACTGCGGGAAAACAAGGATTTCCAGAATCGGTAGCTTACTGTGCTTCTAAACATGCTGTTTTGGGAATAACCAGAGCACTCCGAGAAGAATGGAAACCTTGGGGAACTAAGGTGATTCATGTCAGTCTTGGAGCCGTCGCCACGGAAATTTGGGATACAAGACCGCAGTTTGACAAGAATGATATGATTTCCATCTCAGACATTTCTGAGTATTTATGGAGCATTTCCCACTTGCCTAAATCTGTATTTGTGGATGACTTATCCATTACCCCAAGAAAAGGAATTTTATAG
- a CDS encoding SDR family NAD(P)-dependent oxidoreductase, producing the protein MEFKESIVLVTGGSGGIGREIVRTLVLAGFSVWNLDKVRPTSPILQETYREVDLAETPFVVERSLAKIIQESSEVGDLYGFVHNAGFGGPYHPITEVSAEEWESIFRINLGSLFLLSKLVLPIFKTQSFGRIVAIASSLSIVGSAHSVAYSSSKHGLVGFIRSVADEWGKFGITANAVSPGFVDTKMGIQEDQVSDHKTKIIEKTPVRRIAEPSEIARVVNFLLQKESGYISGSNWTVDGGLTAIL; encoded by the coding sequence ATGGAATTTAAGGAATCGATTGTACTCGTGACCGGTGGCAGTGGAGGGATTGGAAGGGAAATCGTTCGTACCCTCGTCCTTGCGGGGTTTTCTGTTTGGAATTTGGACAAAGTTCGGCCTACATCCCCCATTTTACAAGAGACCTACCGAGAGGTAGACCTGGCAGAAACTCCCTTTGTAGTAGAGAGGAGCCTTGCCAAGATCATCCAGGAAAGTTCTGAGGTGGGTGATCTTTATGGTTTTGTTCACAATGCTGGGTTTGGCGGACCTTATCACCCCATCACAGAAGTTTCTGCAGAAGAATGGGAGTCCATTTTTCGAATCAATCTTGGTAGTTTGTTTCTTTTATCTAAATTAGTTTTACCAATTTTTAAAACCCAAAGTTTTGGACGGATTGTTGCGATTGCTTCTTCTTTGTCCATTGTGGGTTCAGCCCATTCAGTGGCTTATTCTTCCTCCAAACATGGGTTAGTTGGATTTATTCGTTCCGTTGCGGATGAATGGGGCAAATTTGGAATCACTGCCAATGCAGTAAGCCCTGGTTTTGTAGATACAAAAATGGGAATCCAAGAAGACCAAGTCTCTGATCATAAAACAAAAATCATAGAAAAGACACCTGTTAGGAGAATTGCAGAACCTTCCGAAATTGCCCGAGTGGTGAATTTCCTTCTTCAAAAAGAATCCGGTTATATTTCTGGATCCAATTGGACCGTCGATGGCGGACTTACAGCGATTTTATGA
- a CDS encoding magnesium transporter CorA family protein, which yields MPALFNYILTPSSKDEVLLDRPLPLSHRHPKHWIHITAENEEKLMFLFQKHDIHQLTIEDILNPNSRIKLEIFPNYIFFVFRGFHFERNQLTQKNFNFILTPNQIISLTLDYRDSIGDLIDQWKVNNKILARGYEFVVHKILDVETDHTLAITQKLEERIEHFEDQIFGNSKSLDISNVYSLRASLLSIKKGMLQNKEVLEDLEKIKNSFFSDEADAFFRDVRDHSLRILELVESNIESISSALEAHIAISTRKTNEIMKILTIMTAIMLPMSLVAGIYGMNFRHMPTLEWEYGFITALGAMGFLGLIMLLYFRIKRWY from the coding sequence ATGCCAGCTCTCTTTAATTATATCTTAACACCTTCGAGTAAAGATGAGGTGCTCCTTGACAGACCTCTCCCCCTTTCTCACAGACACCCCAAACATTGGATCCATATCACTGCTGAAAACGAGGAAAAACTCATGTTCCTCTTTCAAAAACATGATATTCACCAACTTACCATTGAAGATATTTTAAATCCGAATAGCCGAATCAAACTCGAGATTTTTCCCAATTATATCTTTTTTGTTTTCCGAGGGTTTCACTTTGAAAGAAACCAGCTTACACAAAAGAATTTTAACTTTATTTTAACTCCAAACCAAATCATTTCCTTAACACTTGATTATCGAGATAGCATTGGTGACTTGATTGATCAGTGGAAAGTGAATAATAAAATCCTAGCCCGCGGGTATGAGTTTGTGGTTCATAAAATTCTGGATGTGGAAACTGACCATACTTTAGCCATCACTCAGAAACTAGAAGAAAGGATCGAACATTTTGAAGATCAAATTTTTGGAAATTCCAAGTCTTTAGATATCAGTAATGTTTATAGTTTGCGAGCAAGCCTTCTTTCGATTAAAAAAGGGATGTTACAAAATAAAGAAGTTCTAGAAGATTTAGAAAAAATCAAAAACAGCTTTTTTAGTGATGAGGCAGATGCTTTCTTTCGTGATGTAAGGGATCATTCCCTTCGCATTCTAGAACTTGTGGAAAGTAATATTGAATCGATTTCATCGGCACTCGAAGCACATATTGCAATCTCCACTCGTAAAACCAATGAGATCATGAAGATACTTACCATCATGACGGCCATTATGTTACCGATGTCCCTTGTTGCGGGGATTTATGGGATGAACTTTCGGCATATGCCCACTTTAGAATGGGAATATGGTTTTATCACCGCCTTAGGTGCTATGGGATTTTTAGGTTTGATTATGTTACTCTATTTTAGAATAAAACGTTGGTATTGA